The following are encoded in a window of Nocardioides houyundeii genomic DNA:
- a CDS encoding pyridoxamine 5'-phosphate oxidase family protein — protein sequence MPEQGLAGGRPGEKDIEDLAQAKLGLAEQQQLWDAQTECVLSFLQDGLPTAVVMSFQVDQDGHFWFATVEGRRQVRGVDSDPRVAVVVSNTGTDLPGRRMVALRGEARVHRDREVVRDRVRRLAPRLAPEDPDAFVRLLDSPKRVVIEVVPTRITASHDSTRLAGDGRGGKTPSAPAEEGSVDTDS from the coding sequence ATGCCTGAGCAGGGGCTGGCCGGAGGCCGACCGGGCGAGAAGGACATCGAGGACCTGGCACAGGCCAAGCTCGGCCTGGCCGAGCAGCAGCAGCTGTGGGACGCGCAGACCGAGTGCGTGCTGTCGTTCCTCCAGGACGGCCTCCCCACCGCGGTGGTGATGAGCTTCCAGGTGGACCAGGACGGTCACTTCTGGTTCGCCACCGTCGAGGGACGCCGCCAGGTGCGCGGGGTCGACTCCGACCCGCGGGTCGCGGTCGTGGTCTCCAACACCGGGACCGACCTGCCGGGGCGCCGGATGGTGGCGCTGCGCGGGGAGGCCCGGGTGCACCGCGACCGCGAGGTGGTCAGGGACCGGGTACGCCGGCTGGCTCCGCGCCTGGCGCCGGAGGACCCCGACGCCTTCGTGCGGCTGCTCGACAGCCCGAAGCGGGTCGTCATCGAGGTGGTGCCCACCCGGATCACCGCCTCGCACGACTCCACGAGGCTCGCCGGTGACGGCCGCGGAGGGAAGACCCCGTCCGCACCTGCTGAAGAGGGATCCGTTGACACCGACTCCTGA
- a CDS encoding AMP-binding protein: protein MTPTPDPSSADLSIGEWLAALAADPARRGAEVAIEDERAGILELDGAASSVAAGLLALGLRPGDRVAVLTGARIAALQAWFGIARAGLVEVPLNPASGQVLLQHCLSRSRARVIVCAPELLGLLAGAVAGSSVEHVVLLDPDETAPPAAAPAAGLPGLATSSFADLLAHPAGHAPADLPAVDPGSTAVILYTSGTTGPPKGARLSHRANVNLARHTVGLMGYTPADRLYSVFPLYHSNARYCSVMAGLEAGARVLMHRRFTASGFWEICRQEGVTAFNYQGAMMSILHKQPAQPDDRDNPVRVAFGAPCPAEIFESFEERFGLRLTEIYGSTELSLICQMPPERRRVGTAGQESPLYRVAVVDEHDEALPAGVPGEIVARPKHPGWMFDGYEEDAAATVAAWRNLWFHTGDRGVLDEDGYLTFLDRMKDTVRRRGENVSTWEVERVIAEHPDVAQVAAFGVDSELSEEEVMVAVVPVDGVELDPRALLAHCAGRLTAFAVPRFVRLVDVLPLTPSQRVEKYKLRQDGVTPDTYDREAS from the coding sequence TTGACACCGACTCCTGACCCGTCGTCTGCGGACCTCAGCATCGGGGAATGGCTCGCCGCCCTGGCGGCGGACCCGGCGCGCCGTGGGGCCGAGGTCGCGATCGAGGACGAGCGCGCCGGGATCCTCGAGCTGGACGGTGCGGCCAGCTCGGTCGCGGCGGGCCTGCTGGCGCTCGGGCTGCGCCCGGGCGACCGGGTGGCGGTCCTGACCGGCGCCCGGATCGCCGCCCTGCAGGCCTGGTTCGGCATCGCCCGCGCCGGACTGGTGGAGGTGCCGCTCAACCCGGCCTCCGGTCAGGTGCTCCTGCAGCACTGCCTCTCCCGGTCCCGGGCCCGGGTGATCGTCTGCGCCCCCGAGCTGCTCGGTCTGCTCGCAGGGGCGGTGGCCGGCTCCTCGGTGGAGCACGTGGTGCTCCTCGACCCCGACGAGACGGCGCCGCCGGCCGCGGCTCCGGCAGCCGGGCTGCCCGGGCTCGCGACCAGCAGCTTCGCCGACCTCCTCGCCCACCCCGCGGGCCACGCCCCGGCCGACCTGCCCGCGGTCGACCCCGGCTCGACCGCGGTCATCCTCTACACCTCGGGGACCACCGGGCCGCCCAAGGGTGCACGCCTCTCGCACCGGGCCAATGTCAACCTGGCCCGGCACACCGTGGGCCTGATGGGCTACACCCCCGCGGACCGCCTCTACAGCGTCTTCCCGCTCTACCACTCCAACGCCCGCTACTGCTCGGTGATGGCCGGCCTCGAGGCCGGGGCCCGGGTGCTGATGCACCGCCGGTTCACCGCGTCGGGCTTCTGGGAGATCTGCCGCCAAGAGGGCGTCACCGCCTTCAACTACCAGGGCGCCATGATGAGCATCCTGCACAAGCAGCCGGCGCAACCCGACGACCGCGACAACCCGGTCCGGGTGGCGTTCGGCGCCCCGTGCCCGGCCGAGATCTTCGAGTCCTTCGAGGAGCGGTTCGGGCTGCGGCTCACCGAGATCTACGGCAGCACCGAGCTCTCCCTGATCTGCCAGATGCCGCCCGAGCGGCGCCGGGTCGGCACCGCCGGCCAGGAGTCGCCGCTCTACCGGGTCGCCGTGGTCGACGAGCACGACGAGGCGCTGCCCGCGGGCGTGCCCGGTGAGATCGTGGCCCGGCCCAAGCACCCGGGCTGGATGTTCGACGGCTACGAGGAGGACGCGGCCGCCACGGTGGCCGCCTGGCGCAACCTGTGGTTCCACACCGGTGACCGCGGCGTCCTCGACGAGGACGGCTACCTGACGTTCCTGGACCGGATGAAGGACACCGTCCGGCGCCGCGGCGAGAACGTCTCCACCTGGGAGGTGGAGCGGGTCATCGCCGAGCACCCCGACGTGGCCCAGGTCGCCGCCTTCGGGGTGGACTCCGAGCTCTCCGAGGAGGAGGTGATGGTCGCGGTGGTCCCCGTCGACGGGGTCGAGCTCGACCCTCGGGCCCTGCTGGCGCACTGCGCGGGCCGGCTGACCGCCTTCGCCGTCCCGCGCTTCGTCCGGCTGGTCGACGTACTGCCGTTGACGCCCAGCCAGCGGGTGGAGAAGTACAAGCTGCGCCAGGACGGGGTCACCCCCGACACCTACGACCGGGAGGCCTCGTGA
- a CDS encoding enoyl-CoA hydratase/isomerase family protein: protein MTAVLPDHLQGYQRVRLESLEAGVLLVTMCRPEKLNAMDQQWFAELTRLMRSVGKDGDPHRAVVLTGEGRAFSAGGDIDMFHGLAGDVQLVRPHLLRVYEAFHAVEKCAVPVIGAVNGIAFGGGSELTLACDVAYAAESARFSFKEASVGLMPGYGIVRGPDVIGRTWTRYLALSGRVVDAAKALEMGLVAEVHDDDRLVDAAVELATEMAGNSPLAVQVGKAFLNRGTEVGYPESVEAIALLFGTPEHRDAVAAFRARRT from the coding sequence GTGACCGCCGTACTGCCCGACCACCTGCAGGGCTACCAGCGGGTCCGCCTGGAGTCGCTGGAGGCCGGCGTGCTGCTGGTGACCATGTGCCGTCCGGAGAAGCTCAACGCGATGGACCAGCAGTGGTTCGCCGAGCTGACCCGCCTGATGCGCAGCGTGGGCAAGGACGGCGACCCGCACCGCGCGGTGGTGCTGACGGGGGAGGGGCGCGCGTTCTCCGCCGGCGGCGACATCGACATGTTCCACGGCCTGGCCGGGGACGTGCAGCTGGTCCGGCCGCACCTGCTGCGGGTCTACGAGGCGTTCCACGCGGTCGAGAAGTGCGCGGTCCCGGTGATCGGCGCGGTCAACGGGATCGCCTTCGGCGGCGGCAGCGAGCTCACCCTGGCCTGCGACGTGGCGTACGCCGCCGAGTCGGCGCGGTTCTCCTTCAAGGAGGCGTCCGTGGGGCTGATGCCCGGCTACGGCATCGTCCGCGGACCGGACGTCATCGGCCGCACCTGGACGCGCTACCTGGCGCTGAGCGGGCGGGTCGTGGACGCGGCCAAGGCGCTGGAGATGGGCCTGGTGGCCGAGGTGCACGACGACGACCGGCTGGTCGACGCGGCGGTCGAGCTGGCCACGGAGATGGCCGGCAACTCCCCGCTCGCCGTGCAGGTGGGCAAGGCGTTCCTCAACCGCGGGACCGAGGTCGGCTACCCCGAGTCCGTCGAGGCGATCGCGCTGCTCTTCGGCACGCCGGAGCACCGCGACGCGGTCGCGGCGTTCCGGGCCCGCCGTACCTGA
- a CDS encoding enoyl-CoA hydratase/isomerase family protein: MGSIEVAERRNVVWITINAPERRNAYDLDMARAMITAVEDAAEANAVVITGTAGSFCAGGALTQLGDPDPAQLRRLFTTSLKLLDAIRACPRPVIAAVDGAAAGGGNELVVACDFAIATERSTFGQTGPKVGSAPVLGATNLMAVQIGERRAKEMAMLCRRYSAAKAHEWGLVNEVVPDDGLEAAVERMLDEIDALSPRYLEIAKTSSNQWWNLSKDNMAANLGALIQAIGSDDMLEGARAFLEKRKPDFRGALRAKKS, from the coding sequence GTGGGCAGCATCGAGGTGGCCGAGCGCCGCAACGTCGTGTGGATCACCATCAACGCACCGGAGCGTCGCAACGCCTACGACCTGGACATGGCGCGCGCCATGATCACCGCGGTCGAGGACGCCGCCGAGGCCAACGCGGTGGTGATCACCGGCACGGCCGGCAGCTTCTGCGCCGGCGGCGCGCTGACCCAGCTCGGCGATCCCGACCCGGCCCAGCTGCGCCGCCTCTTCACCACCTCCCTCAAGCTCCTCGACGCGATCCGCGCCTGCCCGCGCCCGGTGATCGCAGCCGTCGACGGGGCAGCCGCCGGCGGCGGCAACGAGCTGGTCGTGGCCTGCGACTTCGCGATCGCCACCGAGCGCTCGACGTTCGGCCAGACCGGGCCCAAGGTCGGGTCCGCGCCGGTGCTCGGGGCGACCAACCTGATGGCCGTGCAGATCGGTGAGCGCCGGGCCAAGGAGATGGCGATGCTGTGCCGTCGCTACTCCGCCGCCAAGGCGCACGAGTGGGGCCTGGTCAACGAGGTGGTCCCCGACGACGGCCTCGAGGCCGCGGTGGAGCGGATGCTCGACGAGATCGACGCCCTCAGCCCGCGCTACCTGGAGATCGCCAAGACCAGCAGCAACCAGTGGTGGAACCTGTCGAAGGACAACATGGCGGCCAACCTCGGCGCCCTGATCCAGGCGATCGGCAGCGACGACATGCTCGAGGGCGCCAGGGCCTTCCTGGAGAAGCGCAAACCCGACTTCCGTGGCGCCCTGCGCGCCAAGAAGTCCTGA
- a CDS encoding AMP-binding protein, which produces MTFRYYRDLKPTFADRSQWALPTVLRHHVAERPDSVWLDVPEESATWTFAEMLASAERVGRNFLTNGAGQGDRVVLVAQNSSRFVRTWIGTAVAGLVEVPINTAYEHDFLAHQVRTVEAKLAVIDDVFAERFVAVKEAASTITKFWVIDNGQQDKAIELLREAGWDAAPWDELEVEQPAGSSVELPEVHPQDLASVLFTSGTTGPSKGVAMPHAQMYFFADECVSLVRLTPDDAWMTLTPLFHGNAQFMAAYPTLVAGARCVIRSKFSASRWIDHVRESRVTVTNFIGVMMDFIWKQDRREDDADNPLRVVFAAPTAATLVQPMKERYGIEAFVEVFGLTETSAPIISPYGEDRPAGAAGLAADEWFDVALVDPATDEPVAVGEIGELVIRPKVPFICSMGYYNAPDKTVEAWRNLWYHTGDALRQDEDGWYYFVDRFKDALRRRGENISSYEIETSVLSHPAVVECAVIAVPASTEAGEDEVMAYVITQDEVTPAQLWEHCDGRIPSFAVPRFLRFVDELPKTPSQRVQKAKLRELGVTEDTFDRTPETR; this is translated from the coding sequence GTGACTTTCCGCTACTACCGCGACCTCAAGCCCACCTTCGCCGACCGCTCGCAGTGGGCGCTGCCCACCGTGCTGCGGCACCACGTCGCCGAGCGGCCGGACTCGGTCTGGCTCGACGTGCCCGAGGAGAGCGCCACCTGGACGTTCGCCGAGATGCTGGCCTCCGCCGAGCGCGTGGGCCGCAACTTCCTCACCAACGGCGCCGGTCAGGGTGACCGCGTGGTGCTGGTCGCCCAGAACTCCTCGCGCTTCGTGCGCACCTGGATCGGCACCGCGGTCGCGGGCCTGGTCGAGGTGCCCATCAACACCGCCTACGAGCACGACTTCCTGGCCCACCAGGTGCGCACCGTGGAGGCGAAGCTGGCCGTCATCGACGACGTGTTCGCCGAGCGGTTCGTCGCGGTCAAGGAGGCCGCCTCCACGATCACCAAGTTCTGGGTGATCGACAACGGCCAGCAGGACAAGGCCATCGAGCTGCTCCGCGAGGCCGGCTGGGACGCCGCGCCGTGGGACGAGCTCGAGGTCGAGCAGCCGGCCGGCAGCTCCGTCGAGCTGCCCGAGGTGCACCCCCAGGACCTCGCGTCGGTGCTCTTCACCTCCGGCACCACCGGGCCCTCGAAGGGCGTGGCGATGCCGCACGCCCAGATGTACTTCTTCGCCGACGAGTGTGTCTCCCTGGTCCGGCTCACCCCCGACGACGCCTGGATGACGCTGACCCCGCTGTTCCACGGCAACGCCCAGTTCATGGCCGCCTACCCGACGCTGGTCGCCGGTGCGCGCTGCGTGATCCGCAGCAAGTTCTCCGCCAGCCGTTGGATCGACCACGTCCGGGAGAGCCGGGTCACGGTCACCAACTTCATCGGCGTGATGATGGACTTCATCTGGAAGCAGGACCGCCGCGAGGACGACGCCGACAACCCGCTGCGGGTCGTCTTCGCCGCCCCGACCGCTGCCACCCTGGTGCAGCCGATGAAGGAGCGCTACGGCATTGAGGCCTTCGTCGAGGTCTTCGGCCTGACCGAGACCTCCGCACCGATCATCTCGCCGTACGGCGAGGACCGCCCCGCGGGTGCGGCCGGCCTGGCCGCCGACGAGTGGTTCGACGTGGCGCTGGTCGACCCGGCCACCGACGAGCCGGTCGCGGTCGGCGAGATCGGCGAGCTGGTGATCCGCCCGAAGGTGCCATTCATCTGCTCCATGGGCTACTACAACGCCCCCGACAAGACCGTCGAGGCCTGGCGCAACCTCTGGTACCACACCGGCGACGCCCTGCGTCAGGACGAGGACGGCTGGTACTACTTCGTCGACCGGTTCAAGGACGCGCTGCGTCGCCGCGGCGAGAACATCTCCTCCTACGAGATCGAGACCTCCGTGCTGAGCCACCCGGCCGTGGTGGAGTGCGCGGTGATCGCGGTCCCCGCCTCCACCGAGGCCGGGGAGGACGAGGTGATGGCCTACGTCATCACCCAGGACGAGGTCACGCCTGCGCAGCTGTGGGAGCACTGCGACGGTCGGATCCCGTCGTTCGCCGTGCCGCGCTTCCTGCGCTTCGTCGACGAGCTGCCCAAGACCCCGTCGCAGCGGGTGCAGAAGGCCAAGCTGCGTGAGCTCGGAGTCACCGAGGACACGTTCGACCGCACGCCCGAGACCCGCTGA
- a CDS encoding HpcH/HpaI aldolase/citrate lyase family protein has protein sequence MHPYRSILFVPAHKPEWARKALASGADCLVIDLEDSVPAGLKEAARDTARQTLAELRAESPDVGLFVRPNALDTRMSGADLEAVVGPDLTGLFVPKVRDAVDVVRWETLIDWFEARNGAEGLEMIVPVEMVEAITNAFEIAGASPRVGAMIGPTSEHADIARAVGYRQSREGSETLYLRSRILLACRQYGLHAITGLWEDLGDLEGLRAFADYGLQLGFRGQILIHPSHVPVVHEVFTPSDEEVAYHEELVATVEKAAADGHGAVRFRGTHVDLAHADKARDWLVHARKVRGES, from the coding sequence GTGCACCCCTACCGCTCCATCCTCTTCGTCCCCGCCCACAAGCCCGAGTGGGCGCGCAAGGCCCTGGCCTCCGGCGCTGACTGCCTGGTCATCGACCTGGAGGACTCGGTCCCGGCCGGCCTCAAGGAGGCGGCCCGCGACACCGCACGGCAGACGCTGGCCGAGCTGCGCGCCGAGTCACCCGACGTGGGTCTCTTCGTGCGGCCCAACGCCCTGGACACCCGGATGTCCGGGGCCGACCTCGAGGCGGTGGTGGGGCCCGACCTCACCGGCCTCTTCGTGCCCAAGGTCCGCGACGCGGTCGACGTGGTCCGGTGGGAGACGCTGATCGACTGGTTCGAGGCCCGCAACGGGGCCGAGGGCCTGGAGATGATCGTGCCGGTCGAGATGGTCGAGGCGATCACCAACGCCTTCGAGATCGCCGGTGCCTCGCCGCGGGTGGGCGCCATGATCGGCCCCACCTCCGAGCACGCCGACATCGCGCGCGCCGTCGGCTACCGCCAGTCCCGCGAGGGCAGCGAGACGCTGTACCTGCGCAGCCGCATCCTGCTGGCCTGCCGTCAGTACGGCCTGCACGCCATCACCGGGCTGTGGGAGGACCTCGGTGACCTCGAGGGCCTGCGCGCGTTCGCCGACTACGGCCTGCAGCTGGGCTTCCGGGGACAGATCCTGATCCACCCCTCCCACGTGCCGGTCGTGCACGAGGTCTTCACGCCCTCCGACGAGGAGGTCGCCTACCACGAGGAGCTCGTCGCGACCGTGGAGAAGGCCGCTGCCGACGGTCACGGGGCGGTCCGCTTCCGCGGCACCCACGTGGACCTGGCGCACGCCGACAAGGCGCGGGACTGGCTGGTGCACGCACGCAAGGTGCGCGGCGAGAGCTGA
- a CDS encoding M23 family metallopeptidase — protein MREPIDLSYPFRGRWLTQNSPADRVPSHGTTLFATSYAIDFVPVDETGRTAPVTLTTLLRPEPADRFPGFGRPVLAPASGTVVAVHDQAPDHDAFRGLPSVGYALTQRRRAAAGWEALAGNHVLIALPEGPVVALCHLQRGSVQVVPGQQLRVGEPLGRCGNSGNSTEPHVHLQAIDQPDVRRAGAVPLAFAGRLPRNGEVVDAG, from the coding sequence ATGCGTGAGCCGATCGATCTCAGCTACCCCTTCCGGGGCCGGTGGCTGACCCAGAACAGTCCCGCCGACCGGGTCCCGAGCCACGGCACCACCCTGTTCGCGACGTCCTACGCCATCGACTTCGTCCCGGTCGACGAGACCGGGCGGACCGCACCCGTCACCCTCACGACGCTGCTGCGCCCCGAGCCCGCGGACCGGTTTCCGGGGTTCGGTCGCCCCGTCCTCGCGCCCGCGTCGGGGACCGTGGTCGCGGTGCACGACCAGGCGCCCGACCACGACGCCTTCCGCGGACTGCCCTCGGTGGGCTACGCGCTCACCCAACGTCGCCGGGCGGCCGCGGGCTGGGAGGCGCTGGCGGGCAACCACGTGCTGATCGCGCTCCCCGAGGGCCCGGTGGTCGCGCTCTGCCACCTGCAACGCGGCAGCGTCCAGGTGGTGCCGGGGCAGCAGCTGCGGGTGGGCGAGCCGCTCGGGCGGTGCGGCAACTCGGGCAACAGCACCGAGCCGCACGTCCACCTCCAGGCGATCGACCAGCCCGACGTACGTCGTGCCGGCGCCGTGCCGCTCGCCTTCGCCGGCCGGCTGCCGCGCAACGGCGAGGTCGTCGACGCCGGGTGA
- a CDS encoding M28 family metallopeptidase: MKTASKLVAAGAASVVLAAVAVPSGTATAGPDRAAQVSASKASKASKGAVTPRDPLARRFVRGVSLEEITEHQVALQRIASLNDDTREVFSPGYQESLEYVVSTLRDAGLRVRVDRFNYPVWEESQPPVLNQVSPTPKTYVPGDAEDDNQPTVDFIAMGNSPTVELTNAPVFPVGGIVDPPTGGSTSGCVAADYAGVAGKVALVQRGTCAFVDKWELAEAAGATGVIIYNEGNTPERQNPIFVDDQPDTPATIAAVISSYTVGNELLQAYKAGQNPTVDVKVYGTFTDRFLPQVIAETRGGDPDHVVVVGAHLDSVPAGPGINDDGSGVATLLAQAEELAEGRHHLRNKIRFAFWGAEENGLVGSVYYALNLSQREVDRIDVMLDYDMLASANYVRFVYDGDGNAAPDNPAGPAGSGKVEQVHDDWFRSQGLTSERTPFDGRSDYVGFTLRDIPAGGVFAGAEGVKTPEQAAEYGGSAGSWYDPCYHQPCDNLSTVLTGVPPLEAEGLAPEGDEAAKRAAQREMAGGALTGLDEMSDAASYAVYYFGASKDPFGTRGHRPDKAEGKAQGRAQGRAEAGHGYPWRGHHRNRR, from the coding sequence ATGAAAACTGCGTCCAAGCTGGTGGCAGCAGGTGCGGCGTCGGTCGTGCTTGCCGCGGTGGCGGTGCCGTCCGGTACTGCTACCGCGGGGCCCGACCGGGCCGCCCAGGTCAGTGCCTCGAAGGCCTCGAAGGCCTCGAAGGGTGCCGTCACCCCGCGTGACCCCCTGGCGCGGAGGTTCGTGCGCGGTGTCTCGCTCGAGGAGATCACCGAGCACCAGGTCGCGCTGCAGCGGATCGCCTCGCTCAACGACGACACCCGCGAGGTGTTCTCGCCCGGCTACCAGGAGTCGCTGGAGTACGTCGTCTCGACGCTGCGCGACGCGGGCCTGAGAGTGCGGGTCGACCGGTTCAACTACCCGGTCTGGGAGGAGTCGCAGCCGCCGGTGCTCAACCAGGTCTCCCCGACGCCGAAGACCTACGTCCCCGGTGACGCCGAGGATGACAACCAGCCGACGGTCGACTTCATCGCCATGGGCAACTCGCCCACCGTGGAGCTCACCAACGCGCCCGTCTTCCCCGTCGGCGGCATCGTCGACCCGCCCACGGGTGGCTCGACCAGCGGCTGCGTGGCCGCCGACTACGCCGGCGTGGCGGGCAAGGTGGCGCTGGTCCAGCGCGGCACCTGCGCCTTCGTCGACAAGTGGGAGCTCGCCGAGGCGGCCGGCGCCACCGGGGTGATCATCTACAACGAGGGCAACACCCCGGAGCGGCAGAACCCGATCTTCGTGGACGACCAGCCCGACACCCCGGCGACGATCGCCGCGGTGATCTCCAGCTACACCGTGGGCAACGAGCTGCTGCAGGCCTACAAGGCCGGCCAGAACCCGACGGTCGACGTCAAGGTCTACGGCACGTTCACCGACCGCTTCCTCCCGCAGGTGATCGCGGAGACCCGCGGCGGCGACCCCGACCACGTCGTCGTGGTCGGCGCGCACCTGGACTCCGTGCCAGCCGGGCCGGGGATCAACGACGACGGGTCCGGCGTGGCGACGCTGCTCGCCCAGGCCGAGGAGCTCGCCGAGGGCCGGCACCACCTGCGCAACAAGATCCGCTTCGCGTTCTGGGGAGCCGAGGAGAACGGCCTGGTCGGGTCGGTCTACTACGCGCTGAACCTGAGCCAGCGCGAGGTGGACCGGATCGACGTGATGCTCGACTACGACATGCTCGCCTCGGCGAACTACGTCCGCTTCGTCTACGACGGCGACGGCAACGCCGCGCCCGACAACCCGGCGGGCCCCGCCGGCTCCGGCAAGGTCGAGCAGGTCCACGACGACTGGTTCCGCTCACAGGGCCTGACCAGCGAGCGCACCCCCTTCGACGGTCGTTCCGACTACGTCGGGTTCACCCTGCGCGACATCCCCGCGGGTGGCGTGTTCGCCGGCGCCGAGGGCGTGAAGACGCCTGAGCAGGCGGCGGAGTACGGCGGGTCGGCAGGCTCCTGGTACGACCCGTGCTACCACCAGCCCTGCGACAACCTGAGCACCGTCCTGACCGGGGTGCCGCCCCTGGAGGCCGAAGGGCTCGCCCCCGAGGGCGACGAGGCCGCCAAGCGTGCGGCCCAGCGCGAGATGGCCGGGGGAGCGTTGACCGGCCTGGACGAGATGTCGGACGCCGCCAGCTACGCCGTGTACTACTTCGGGGCCTCGAAGGACCCGTTCGGCACGCGTGGTCACCGGCCCGACAAGGCAGAGGGCAAGGCGCAGGGCAGGGCGCAGGGCAGGGCGGAGGCGGGCCACGGCTATCCGTGGCGGGGGCACCACCGCAACCGTCGCTGA
- a CDS encoding DEAD/DEAH box helicase — protein sequence MPSPPPSSARRRSASRRRSRTRQPPRPLPSAGPGERLWVLDVPYGTQVDGATWHPGVKTHLYVGPALPAHLAPYAPGPYTLGRFVENTLNPDDPTPSPEPTNALEPRRIQFEAADAIAARAAAGGRQFLLADEPGVGKTISAVLGATAVGDLRGARRVLVVADRPAAITIGHWCRTITALGDGGLEWVVITWDRLEKVTDHTWDVIIADEAHALRRTTTKRWKLWTKVSGHGRPHDQAPFVIATTATPGHTPLELPYLAPAYAQVLGEPMKEWTSATQPGAAFAGALERHGVEVEHGRYGATWTTDPARRAADLKLVRGWLTEERPPAMLHRAAPWGPVPISGMPVALTPAERSSYEAEWGAFCREMDLARRGRNKALGRAALLRFRQKAGLIRVDSTVAWIAQQVQAERQVACSVEFVSTAADPIADRLRDSGIEVATIYGGDRFDAEAERLRFQTGEAKVCVFTTVASISLHAGETLADGRRASTEPRVGIFHQARFSGIAARQVTGRTHRDHQVSPWHIAYAEGTVEEQVGKVMVERIAAASDSVGSDTTGLADLAQLLGADWLPPTTLTADGTA from the coding sequence ATGCCCAGTCCGCCCCCGTCCAGCGCTCGTCGGCGCAGCGCGTCACGGCGCCGGAGCCGGACGCGACAGCCGCCGCGGCCTCTGCCGAGCGCCGGGCCCGGCGAGCGGCTGTGGGTGCTCGACGTCCCCTACGGCACCCAGGTCGACGGCGCCACCTGGCACCCGGGCGTCAAGACCCACCTGTACGTCGGCCCCGCCCTGCCCGCGCACCTCGCGCCGTACGCCCCGGGTCCGTACACGCTGGGCCGGTTCGTCGAGAACACCCTGAACCCCGACGACCCGACGCCCAGCCCCGAGCCGACCAACGCGCTCGAGCCCCGCAGGATCCAGTTCGAGGCGGCCGACGCGATCGCGGCGCGGGCCGCGGCGGGGGGACGGCAGTTCCTGCTGGCCGACGAGCCGGGGGTGGGCAAGACGATCTCGGCCGTCCTCGGGGCGACGGCGGTGGGTGACCTCCGCGGCGCGCGCCGGGTGCTCGTCGTCGCCGACCGGCCCGCCGCGATCACCATCGGCCACTGGTGCCGCACGATCACGGCGCTGGGCGACGGGGGTCTGGAGTGGGTCGTGATCACCTGGGACCGGCTGGAGAAGGTCACCGACCACACGTGGGACGTGATCATCGCGGACGAGGCGCACGCACTGCGGCGGACGACGACGAAGCGGTGGAAGCTCTGGACGAAGGTGTCGGGGCACGGGCGGCCGCACGACCAGGCGCCGTTCGTCATCGCGACGACCGCGACGCCGGGACACACGCCGCTGGAGCTGCCCTACCTCGCTCCCGCCTATGCGCAGGTGCTCGGCGAGCCGATGAAGGAGTGGACCTCGGCGACACAACCCGGGGCCGCGTTCGCAGGCGCCCTCGAGCGCCACGGCGTCGAGGTGGAGCACGGCCGCTACGGCGCGACCTGGACCACCGATCCCGCGCGACGCGCGGCGGACCTCAAGCTGGTCCGCGGCTGGCTCACCGAGGAGCGGCCTCCGGCGATGCTGCACCGCGCCGCACCGTGGGGGCCGGTGCCGATCTCCGGCATGCCGGTGGCCCTCACCCCGGCGGAGCGGTCCTCCTACGAGGCGGAGTGGGGAGCGTTCTGTCGCGAGATGGACCTCGCGCGACGCGGCCGCAACAAGGCGTTGGGTCGCGCCGCGCTGCTGCGCTTCCGGCAGAAGGCCGGGTTGATCCGGGTCGACTCGACGGTCGCCTGGATCGCCCAGCAGGTCCAGGCCGAGCGTCAGGTGGCGTGCTCGGTGGAGTTCGTCAGCACCGCCGCCGACCCCATCGCCGACCGGCTGCGCGACTCCGGCATCGAGGTGGCCACTATCTACGGCGGCGACCGGTTCGACGCCGAGGCCGAGCGGCTGAGGTTCCAGACCGGAGAGGCGAAGGTCTGCGTCTTCACCACGGTCGCCTCGATCAGCCTGCACGCCGGCGAGACTCTCGCCGACGGCCGCCGGGCGAGCACCGAGCCCCGGGTCGGCATCTTCCACCAGGCCCGCTTCTCGGGCATCGCCGCCCGGCAGGTGACCGGTCGCACCCATCGCGACCACCAGGTCTCGCCCTGGCACATCGCCTATGCCGAGGGCACCGTGGAGGAGCAGGTCGGCAAGGTCATGGTGGAGCGGATCGCCGCGGCCTCCGACTCGGTGGGAAGCGACACCACCGGCCTCGCGGACCTGGCGCAGCTCCTCGGGGCGGACTGGCTGCCGCCCACGACGCTGACAGCCGACGGGACGGCGTGA